From Desulfuromonas soudanensis, the proteins below share one genomic window:
- a CDS encoding proton-conducting transporter membrane subunit has translation MLAALILFPLFFAALAFLLPWYQGRSWMLPLAGTLHLLLASFLVVGQSPVAAPGAWIGLDSLSKIVLLATSLLFCSCAFYAVDYLKLHRARGNKVMAPCLLIFLSAMTLAVVARHLGVLWMAVETTTLASAPLIYYNRNRLSIEATWKYLLICSVGIALAMFGILFIAYSALGGAGPATLQFDRLLAAAPSLASPWLHAGFVFLLVGFGTKMGLAPLHTWKPDAYGEAPAVVGALLAGGLTSVAFLAIVRGVQLMGAAGDLTMARHALLGMGLLSLLLAAVFMVRQPDIKRMLAYSSVEHMGILAIGVGIGGLATYGALLHLVNNALTKGCLFLSAGNIQRAFASKNLSEVRGAIAAVPVSGTLFLVGFLAITGSPPFGLFMSEFTILRGIFSGGHTAVGVAFLSLLAMIFIGMGATVLAATQGETTEKKVLFKDRFLLVAPPLVLILVVLLLGLYIPEPLRALLQNAANLLEGKS, from the coding sequence ATGCTAGCCGCATTGATTCTCTTTCCGCTTTTTTTCGCCGCCCTGGCCTTCCTCCTCCCCTGGTACCAGGGACGCTCCTGGATGCTGCCGCTGGCCGGGACTCTCCATCTGCTCCTCGCCTCCTTCCTCGTCGTCGGACAGTCTCCGGTGGCGGCTCCCGGCGCCTGGATCGGCCTCGATTCCCTGTCGAAGATCGTCCTTCTGGCGACCAGCCTCCTCTTTTGCAGCTGCGCCTTTTACGCCGTGGACTATCTGAAACTCCACCGCGCCCGCGGCAACAAGGTCATGGCCCCCTGCCTGCTGATCTTCTTGTCGGCCATGACCCTGGCCGTGGTCGCCCGTCATCTCGGGGTGTTGTGGATGGCAGTGGAAACCACCACCCTCGCCAGTGCCCCCCTCATCTACTACAACCGCAACCGCCTCTCCATCGAGGCGACCTGGAAATACCTGCTCATCTGCTCGGTGGGGATCGCCCTGGCCATGTTCGGCATCCTCTTCATCGCCTATTCGGCCCTCGGAGGCGCCGGACCGGCCACCCTGCAGTTCGACAGACTGCTGGCGGCCGCACCGAGTCTGGCCTCCCCCTGGCTGCACGCCGGCTTCGTTTTTCTGCTGGTCGGCTTCGGCACCAAGATGGGGCTCGCTCCGCTGCATACATGGAAGCCCGATGCCTACGGCGAGGCTCCGGCGGTGGTCGGCGCCCTCCTGGCCGGGGGCCTGACCAGCGTCGCCTTCCTGGCCATTGTCCGCGGCGTTCAACTGATGGGAGCCGCCGGCGACCTGACCATGGCCCGCCACGCCCTCCTCGGCATGGGACTCCTCTCCCTCCTTCTGGCGGCCGTCTTCATGGTCCGACAGCCCGACATCAAACGGATGCTGGCCTATTCCAGCGTCGAGCACATGGGGATTCTCGCCATCGGCGTCGGCATCGGCGGACTCGCCACCTACGGCGCCCTCCTCCACCTGGTCAACAACGCCCTGACCAAGGGATGCCTCTTTCTCTCCGCCGGCAACATCCAGCGGGCCTTTGCCAGCAAGAACCTCTCCGAGGTCCGCGGCGCCATCGCCGCCGTCCCGGTTTCGGGGACCCTCTTTCTCGTCGGGTTTCTCGCCATTACCGGCTCCCCCCCCTTCGGCCTCTTCATGAGCGAGTTCACCATTTTGCGCGGGATTTTCTCCGGCGGGCATACGGCCGTCGGCGTGGCCTTTCTCTCCCTCCTGGCGATGATCTTCATCGGCATGGGCGCCACGGTCCTGGCGGCGACCCAGGGGGAGACAACGGAGAAGAAAGTGCTCTTCAAGGACCGCTTTCTCCTCGTCGCCCCCCCCCTGGTCCTGATCCTGGTCGTGTTGCTCCTCGGCCTCTACATCCCCGAGCCCCTGCGCGCACTGCTTCAAAATGCCGCCAACCTGCTGGAGGGCAAATCATGA